From a single Mycolicibacterium mengxianglii genomic region:
- a CDS encoding DUF3072 domain-containing protein encodes MSTDNNHAPNETPEKDPQDWVTGEEPMTGPQRSYLNTLAREAGQEVPQEMTKAEASKMIDELQSQTGRGE; translated from the coding sequence ATGAGCACTGACAACAATCACGCACCGAACGAGACCCCGGAAAAAGACCCCCAGGACTGGGTGACCGGTGAGGAACCGATGACCGGCCCGCAGCGCAGTTACCTCAACACCCTGGCCCGGGAAGCAGGCCAGGAGGTGCCGCAGGAGATGACCAAGGCCGAGGCGTCGAAAATGATCGACGAGCTGCAGAGCCAGACTGGGCGAGGGGAGTAG
- a CDS encoding SpoIIE family protein phosphatase, producing the protein MTDPSIEEFWDNAPSAHLIVDPHGSIVHANATLAGWLGYGPDYLSGKDFASLLTVAGRTHYETHFWPLLSVSGELSGVTMDFVSADGQRLPMFVTANVKAGDDGRPLWLRITTVDATDRRSYENELLAARRRAETEQQRVRAFAETLRRSLLPPVLAPPEGLEAADYYYTASPDDVGGDFYDLFPVSRTSWGFFLGDVAGKGVDAALVTSLTRYSLRAAAVFDDDPVQVLHNLNAVLAQKLRDSETRFSTLIYGNLTRRGDGFDVVLASGGHPPPLMFYADGSAFYVDTTGGQAVGLTAEPHFVANRFQLGPGDTLLLYTDGLTEAGTGVGHERYDDRGALLAFAKAHSPTTAAGIVEDVHSLLESLGSGVQDDTAVLALGVPLRA; encoded by the coding sequence CCAGCATCGAGGAGTTCTGGGACAACGCCCCCAGCGCACACCTCATCGTCGATCCGCACGGAAGCATCGTGCACGCGAATGCAACCCTGGCCGGCTGGCTCGGGTACGGGCCGGACTACCTGAGCGGCAAGGATTTCGCCAGCTTGCTGACCGTCGCCGGTCGCACGCATTACGAAACGCACTTCTGGCCGCTGCTGAGCGTGAGCGGTGAACTCAGCGGGGTCACAATGGATTTCGTGTCTGCCGATGGGCAACGGCTGCCGATGTTCGTCACTGCCAACGTCAAGGCCGGTGACGACGGCCGGCCCCTCTGGCTACGCATCACCACGGTCGATGCCACCGACCGTCGTAGTTACGAGAATGAACTGCTCGCGGCGCGCCGACGAGCCGAAACCGAACAACAGCGGGTACGGGCGTTCGCCGAAACCCTGAGACGTTCGCTGCTGCCGCCGGTGCTCGCGCCGCCGGAGGGCCTCGAGGCCGCCGATTATTACTACACGGCCTCACCGGACGACGTCGGCGGCGACTTCTACGACCTTTTTCCGGTGTCGAGAACCAGTTGGGGATTCTTCCTCGGCGATGTCGCCGGCAAGGGAGTTGATGCGGCCCTGGTGACGTCGCTGACGCGGTATTCACTGCGCGCCGCGGCCGTCTTCGACGACGACCCGGTGCAGGTACTGCACAACTTGAATGCCGTGCTGGCACAGAAGCTCAGAGACAGCGAGACCCGGTTCTCCACCCTCATCTACGGGAATCTGACCAGGCGAGGCGACGGGTTCGACGTGGTGCTGGCCAGCGGCGGCCACCCTCCGCCGCTGATGTTCTACGCCGATGGCAGTGCCTTCTATGTGGACACCACCGGTGGGCAGGCGGTCGGGCTGACCGCAGAGCCACACTTTGTGGCCAACCGCTTTCAACTCGGGCCCGGTGACACCCTGTTGCTCTACACCGACGGTTTGACCGAGGCCGGCACCGGTGTGGGTCACGAACGCTACGACGACCGGGGCGCGCTGCTCGCCTTCGCGAAAGCGCACTCACCGACCACTGCCGCCGGCATCGTCGAGGACGTTCATTCGCTGCTGGAGAGCTTGGGGAGTGGAGTGCAGGACGACACAGCGGTGCTGGCGCTCGGGGTCCCCCTGAGGGCGTGA
- a CDS encoding alcohol dehydrogenase catalytic domain-containing protein, which yields MARHQAIHVASAGAAFDLVDVDTAPPDRDHVRIAVAACGVCGTDQAFVNGAFPGLSWPLTPGHEIAGTIAEVGAGVEDYAVGDRVAVGWFGGHCGRCVPCHQGDFIHCANGQIPSWHYPGGYAESVTVPANALARIPDELSFVEAAPMGCAGVTTFFGLRETAARPGDRVAVLGIGGLGHLGVQFARAMGFETVAVARGADKAEDALALGAHHYVDSTAGDVGEALQALGGVSVVLATAASSKAMADTVGGLLPRGQLVTIGVTPEPLPISPLQLITPSLIIKGHPSGTAREVEETMAFAVQSGVRARVQELPLAQAAEAYASMAEGRARYRMVLTF from the coding sequence ATGGCACGTCACCAAGCAATTCACGTCGCATCCGCAGGCGCAGCGTTCGATCTCGTCGACGTCGACACCGCGCCACCGGACCGCGACCACGTCCGCATCGCCGTGGCGGCGTGCGGGGTGTGCGGTACCGACCAGGCATTCGTCAACGGCGCCTTCCCCGGACTGAGCTGGCCGCTGACACCCGGGCATGAGATCGCGGGCACCATCGCCGAAGTCGGTGCGGGCGTCGAAGATTACGCCGTGGGTGACCGGGTGGCCGTGGGCTGGTTCGGCGGGCACTGCGGGCGCTGCGTTCCCTGCCACCAAGGCGACTTCATCCACTGCGCCAACGGCCAGATACCCAGCTGGCACTACCCCGGCGGCTACGCCGAATCGGTGACTGTGCCCGCCAACGCACTGGCCCGCATCCCCGACGAGCTGTCGTTCGTCGAGGCGGCCCCGATGGGCTGCGCCGGGGTCACCACCTTCTTCGGGCTGCGCGAGACCGCGGCCCGACCCGGCGACCGGGTGGCCGTGCTCGGCATCGGCGGCCTGGGCCACCTCGGTGTGCAGTTCGCCCGCGCCATGGGTTTCGAGACGGTCGCAGTGGCCCGCGGAGCGGACAAGGCCGAGGACGCCCTGGCGCTCGGCGCGCACCACTACGTCGACTCCACCGCCGGCGACGTCGGGGAAGCGCTTCAGGCCCTCGGTGGGGTGTCGGTGGTGCTTGCCACGGCCGCCAGCTCGAAAGCGATGGCCGACACCGTGGGCGGCCTGCTGCCGCGCGGACAGCTCGTGACCATAGGGGTCACCCCAGAGCCCCTACCGATCAGCCCCCTGCAGCTCATCACACCGAGCTTGATCATCAAGGGACACCCGTCGGGCACCGCGCGCGAGGTGGAGGAGACCATGGCGTTCGCCGTGCAGTCCGGCGTGCGTGCCCGCGTACAGGAGCTGCCACTGGCCCAAGCTGCCGAAGCGTATGCGTCGATGGCCGAGGGACGGGCGCGTTACCGGATGGTGCTGACCTTCTGA
- a CDS encoding DinB family protein encodes MRAGLQGTAVDVAEEEVVEPCDECGFVYDLAAASCAGQDIRAAADELAALLTSSVDPPARRTSPQLWSPLEYACHVRDVLLTQRERVLLARRVQVPVAVPMGRDERVAHEGYAEQNPVEVAEELTMAARLLANALDRLDIADWELRVAYNWPEHTERTLRWLAAHTLHDVRHHLLDVRRQLPAAP; translated from the coding sequence GTGAGGGCCGGGTTGCAGGGCACGGCGGTCGATGTGGCGGAGGAGGAAGTCGTGGAGCCGTGCGACGAGTGTGGGTTCGTTTATGACCTGGCTGCCGCCTCGTGTGCCGGCCAGGACATCCGGGCTGCCGCCGACGAGCTGGCGGCCCTGCTGACCTCCTCGGTGGATCCGCCGGCACGGCGAACGTCGCCGCAGCTGTGGTCCCCGCTGGAGTACGCCTGTCACGTCCGTGATGTGCTGCTGACGCAGCGGGAGCGGGTGTTGCTCGCCCGGCGCGTTCAGGTCCCCGTCGCGGTGCCGATGGGCCGCGATGAGCGTGTGGCCCACGAGGGGTACGCCGAGCAGAATCCCGTTGAGGTCGCCGAGGAACTGACGATGGCGGCGAGACTGCTGGCCAACGCCCTCGATCGGCTCGACATCGCGGACTGGGAGTTGCGGGTGGCCTACAACTGGCCGGAGCACACCGAACGGACGCTGCGGTGGCTGGCGGCCCACACGCTGCACGATGTGCGACACCACCTGCTCGACGTCCGCCGCCAGCTCCCAGCCGCGCCGTAG
- a CDS encoding DUF3618 domain-containing protein: protein MDSTNGAAPEPGSDAGIDELQADIERTRDELGKTVGALADKTDVKARAQEKVAVTKDAAVEKIHIAQATVQRNPRIDVAVVVAVVIGIVIWARRRKTT, encoded by the coding sequence GTGGACAGCACTAACGGCGCAGCCCCGGAACCCGGGTCCGACGCGGGCATCGACGAACTGCAGGCCGATATCGAGCGCACCCGAGATGAGCTCGGGAAAACGGTGGGCGCTCTTGCGGACAAGACAGACGTGAAGGCCCGCGCCCAGGAGAAGGTGGCCGTCACCAAGGACGCGGCGGTGGAGAAGATCCACATCGCACAGGCCACCGTGCAACGTAACCCCAGGATTGACGTCGCCGTGGTGGTCGCCGTGGTGATCGGCATCGTGATCTGGGCCCGTCGCCGCAAAACGACCTGA
- a CDS encoding phage holin family protein, giving the protein MQPDRTTDASLGELVGQLSTQTSRLVRDEIRLAQKEFQQSVNHAGKGAGLLSAAAVLALLGAGTAIAAIVAALALVLPVWAAAAIVAVVLFVAAGIAALISKKDIEKVAPAAPKAADSIKHDIQEVREAGHRGQH; this is encoded by the coding sequence GTGCAGCCGGATCGAACCACCGACGCCTCACTCGGCGAACTGGTCGGACAACTCTCCACGCAGACATCTCGTCTCGTCCGGGATGAAATCAGATTGGCACAGAAGGAATTCCAACAGTCGGTCAATCACGCCGGGAAAGGCGCGGGTCTGCTCAGCGCAGCGGCGGTGCTGGCCCTGCTCGGTGCCGGAACCGCCATCGCGGCCATCGTGGCGGCGCTGGCGTTGGTTCTGCCGGTGTGGGCTGCTGCCGCCATCGTCGCGGTGGTCCTCTTCGTGGCAGCTGGTATCGCGGCACTGATCAGCAAGAAGGACATCGAGAAGGTGGCCCCCGCAGCGCCCAAGGCCGCCGACAGCATCAAGCATGACATCCAGGAAGTCAGGGAGGCAGGCCATCGTGGACAGCACTAA
- a CDS encoding lysophospholipid acyltransferase family protein: protein MSPTPPKAKKVTAEDLDKVMNQTSRVNALRTLLGATGDRLDPLIDLSKPYVDGLENLPADGRFLLVANHTANAMVESLLIPYVVHRELGVRVRPLVDRGMGEMRGMMADLLAAFGGVVGHPDTAAELMRHNEAMLVFPGGGREVPKFKGEEYQLNWLGRSGFARLAIEHGYAIVPVGLVGGDDIYRSITKRSSILGRLGQSLGKKLSGRSDMAFPMVRGVGATLIPRPERMYLRFGEPIQTTRPAGTDATEWEAHVKERTQTALETVLADLQGVRASDPYRHLNPLSWRHAVQPEARTGLPDNVTLLPTGTG, encoded by the coding sequence ATGAGCCCAACGCCCCCCAAAGCAAAGAAGGTCACTGCTGAGGATCTCGACAAAGTCATGAACCAGACCAGCCGCGTCAACGCGCTGAGGACACTGCTGGGTGCCACCGGCGACCGACTGGACCCCCTGATCGATTTGTCGAAGCCCTATGTCGACGGGCTGGAGAACCTGCCCGCCGACGGCCGGTTCTTGTTGGTCGCCAACCACACGGCGAACGCCATGGTCGAGTCACTGTTGATCCCGTACGTCGTCCACCGCGAACTCGGGGTACGGGTCCGGCCATTGGTGGACCGTGGAATGGGCGAGATGCGCGGGATGATGGCAGACCTGCTCGCCGCTTTCGGCGGCGTGGTCGGGCACCCTGACACCGCGGCAGAACTCATGCGGCACAACGAGGCCATGCTGGTTTTCCCGGGCGGAGGCCGGGAGGTCCCGAAGTTCAAGGGTGAGGAGTACCAGCTGAACTGGCTGGGGCGCAGTGGCTTTGCGCGCCTCGCCATCGAACACGGCTACGCCATCGTCCCAGTCGGGCTGGTCGGTGGCGACGACATCTACCGGAGCATCACCAAACGCAGCAGCATCCTGGGCCGGCTGGGCCAGTCCCTGGGCAAGAAGCTGTCGGGCCGCAGTGACATGGCCTTCCCGATGGTGCGCGGCGTCGGGGCCACGTTGATCCCACGTCCGGAGCGGATGTACCTGCGTTTCGGCGAGCCGATCCAGACCACCAGACCGGCAGGCACAGACGCCACCGAGTGGGAGGCACACGTCAAAGAGCGCACCCAAACTGCGCTGGAAACTGTGCTGGCCGACCTGCAGGGGGTGCGCGCCAGCGATCCCTACCGTCACCTCAACCCGCTGTCGTGGCGTCACGCGGTGCAGCCCGAGGCCCGGACCGGGCTCCCGGATAACGTCACACTGCTGCCGACAGGCACGGGGTAA
- a CDS encoding cold-shock protein codes for MAQGTVKWFNSDKGFGFITPDGGAQDVFVHFSEISGSGYKSLEENQRVQFEISQGAKGPQATGVTPE; via the coding sequence ATGGCACAGGGCACTGTGAAATGGTTTAACAGCGACAAAGGCTTCGGCTTCATCACTCCCGACGGTGGCGCACAGGATGTGTTCGTCCACTTCAGTGAGATCTCCGGCAGCGGCTACAAGTCGCTCGAGGAGAATCAGCGGGTTCAGTTCGAGATCAGCCAGGGCGCCAAGGGCCCCCAGGCGACTGGTGTGACTCCGGAGTAG